Proteins encoded together in one Halogranum gelatinilyticum window:
- a CDS encoding ABC transporter ATP-binding protein: MTTITVDGLSKSYGSTAVLAGLSFTVESGTVFGLLGKNGAGKTTTINVLTGTVSADEGTVSVLGLDPGDHPQAVRERIGVLPEKESPPSFLTPREYFSFVGGVREMDTDVVEERVGEWTERLDFAEKLDTLCTDLSRGQQQKVMLTQAFLHEPELVFIDEPLANLDPVIQERVKAAIREFQARGTTVVLSTHHVEVAQELCTQVGILVDGAFAVECDPRALDGETLRDVFLRAVGATPTS; the protein is encoded by the coding sequence GTGACTACGATTACTGTCGACGGGCTCTCGAAGTCCTACGGGTCGACGGCCGTCCTCGCCGGACTGTCGTTCACCGTGGAGTCGGGAACGGTGTTCGGGCTGCTCGGCAAGAACGGGGCGGGGAAGACGACGACCATCAACGTCCTGACCGGGACCGTCTCGGCCGACGAGGGCACCGTCTCGGTGCTCGGTCTCGACCCCGGCGACCACCCCCAAGCGGTTCGCGAGCGTATCGGCGTCCTCCCCGAGAAGGAGTCGCCGCCGAGCTTTCTCACGCCGCGGGAGTATTTCTCGTTCGTCGGCGGCGTCCGCGAGATGGACACCGACGTCGTCGAGGAGCGAGTCGGCGAGTGGACCGAGCGGCTGGACTTCGCCGAGAAGCTCGATACGCTCTGTACGGACCTCTCGCGGGGCCAACAGCAGAAGGTAATGCTGACGCAAGCGTTCCTCCACGAGCCGGAACTCGTCTTCATCGACGAGCCGCTGGCGAACCTCGACCCGGTCATCCAAGAGCGCGTCAAGGCTGCCATCCGGGAGTTTCAGGCCCGCGGGACGACGGTCGTCCTCTCGACGCACCACGTCGAAGTAGCCCAAGAGCTGTGTACGCAGGTCGGTATCCTCGTCGACGGCGCGTTCGCCGTCGAATGCGACCCGCGGGCTCTCGACGGTGAGACGCTGCGGGACGTGTTCCTCCGTGCCGTCGGTGCCACTCCCACGTCATGA